A portion of the Cryptomeria japonica chromosome 5, Sugi_1.0, whole genome shotgun sequence genome contains these proteins:
- the LOC131070644 gene encoding ABC transporter G family member 29, which translates to MKLKDDLECFKIRWALLTITTFFWRAVQKIQKWWILNYLACPVAWTVHGLIIMFDGNLANPIMVRKIEVALKNWWKEGYFGYQRYFG; encoded by the exons ATGAAGCTTAAGGATGACTTGGAATGTTTTAAGATCAG GTGGGCATTGCTGACAATTACGACATTCTTTTGGAGGGCTGTACAG aaaatccaaaaatggtGGATTTTAAACTATTTAGCATGTCCAGTTGCTTGGACAGTTCATGGATTGATTATTATGTTCGATGGCAATCTCGCTAACCCAATTATGGTACGGAAAATAGAGGTTGCCTTAAAAAATTGGTGGAAGGAAGGATATTTTGGATACCAGCGATATTTTGGTTAA
- the LOC131070635 gene encoding sugar transport protein 13-like has protein sequence MEESPKENYVATKTQRLRFPSTFVSIYSVDKVGRRVLLLEAGVQMFVSQVIIGILLAIGMKEDKDISKGMAIVIVLMAFLSMLCHFKYGIFLFFASWVLIMSTFVLFLLPETKNVPIEEMIEKVWRQHSLWKKYVTDSDLIDDEDGDAYSNQETGKANGKAHHNSQL, from the exons ATGGAGGAGTCACCAAAGGAAAATTATGTTGCTACAAAAACTCaaag GTTGCGATTCCCATCCACTTTCGTTTCAATCTATTCAGTTGATAAAGTTGGGCGAAGAGTGCTTCTGCTCGAAGCCGGAGTGCAAATGTTTGTTTCACAG GTGATCATTGGAATTCTGTTAGCAATAGGGATGAAAGAGGACAAAGATATTTCCAAGGGCATGGCAATTGTGATAGTACTTATG GCATTCCTGTCAATGCTTTGTCATTTCAAATACGGGATTTTCTTATTTTTCGCTAGTTGGGTTTTAATCATGTCTACATTCGTCTTGTTTCTCCTTCCGGAAACAAAGAATGTGCCAATCGAAGAAATGATAGAGAAAGTGTGGAGACAACACTCGCTGTGGAAGAAGTATGTCACAGACTCTGATCTGATCGATGATGAGGACGGTGATGCCTATTCCAATCAAGAAACTGGGAAAGCTAATGGCAAGGCCCATCACAATTCTCAGTTATAA